The nucleotide sequence TCGAAGTGGGCGCCAGAGCCGTGAAGAAGGTCCCGCTGCTGCGCGGCAAGACCGTCTGCAACGTGTTCTTCGAGAACTCCACACGCACCCGCACCACCTTCGAGCTGGCAGCCAAGCGCCTGTCGGCGGACGTCATCACGCTCAATGTCTCGACGTCCTCGACCAGCAAGGGCGAAACCCTCACCGACACCCTGCGCAACCTGGAAGCCATGGCGGCTGACATGTTCGTCGTGCGCCATGCCGATTCCGGCGCGGCACACTTCATCGCCGAACACGTCTGCCCCGATGTCGCGGTGATCAATGGCGGTGACGGCCGCCACGCCCATCCCACTCAGGGCATGCTCGACATGCTCACCATTCGCCGGCACAAGGGCGATTTCGAAAAGCTTTCGGTAGCCATCGTCGGCGACATCCTGCACTCGCGCGTGGCACGCTCGAATATGCTCGCGCTGAAGACCCTGGGCTGTCCCGACATCCGCGTGATCGGCCCCAAGACCCTGCTGCCGGTGGGCCTCGAACAGTACGGCGTGAGTGTCTACAACGACATGAGCGAAGGGCTGCGCGATGTCGACGTGGTGATCATGCTGCGCCTGCAGCGCGAGCGCATGCAGGGGGGACGCCTGCCAAGCGAGGGCGAGTTCTACCGGCTCTACGGCCTGACCACGCAACGTATGGCACTGGCCAAGCCGGACGCCATCGTGATGCACCCGGGGCCGATCAACCGTGGTGTGGAGATCGAGTCGGCGGTGGCCGACTCGGACCAGTCGGTCATTCTCAATCAGGTCACCTACGGCATTGCCATCCGCATGGCAGTGCTCGCGATGACCATGAGCGGCCAGAACGCCCAGCGCCAACTCGAAAATGAATTCGCTGCCGAGGAGCAGAACTGATGCCAATCGAAATCCTCGGTGCCCGCCTGATCGATCCCGCCAGCGGTCGCGACGAAGTCACCAACATCTATTGCCGTGACGGCCGGATCGTCGCCACCGGCCAACCACCCGCCGATTTCGGCGCAGCGCAAAGCATCAACGCCGAGGGGCTGGTCGCTGCTCCCGGCCTGGTCGATCTGTCGGTTGCCTTGCGCGAGCCGGGTTACAGTCGCAAGGGCACCATTGCCAGCGAGACCCTGGCCGCTACTGCTGGCGGCATTACCAGCCTGTGCTGCCCGCCGCTGACCCGACCAGTGCTGGACACCGCCGCCATCGCGGAGATGATTCTCGACCGGGCACGCGAGTCCGGTCATGCCAAGGTTTTCCCCATTGGCGCACTCACGCGCGAGCTGGCCGGCGAACAGCTTTCGGAACTGGTCGCCCTGCGTGATGCAGGTTGCGTGGCGTTCGGTAACGGCTTGGCCAACATCCCCAGCAATCGCAACCTCAGCCGCGCCCTGGAATACGCAGCCACCTTCGACCTCACCGTAGTGATTCACTGTCAGGACGCCGACCTTGCCGAAGGCGGCTTGGCCCATGAAGGCCCCAGCGCGACCTTCCTCGGCCTGGCGGGCATTCCGGAGACAGCAGAAACCATCGCCCTGGCGCGCAACCTGCTGCTGGTGGAACAGGCCGGGGTGCGGGCGCACTTCACCCAGCTGACCACCGCGCGAGCGGCGCAAATGATCGCCGAAGCGCAAGCGCGCGGCCTGCCGGTGACTGCGGACGTGGCGATGTACCAGCTGATCCTCACCGACGAAGCCCTGCACGGGTTCTCCAGCCTGTATCACGTACAGCCGCCACTGCGTAGCGCAGCCGATCGAGAGGGCCTGCGCCAGGCGGTGAAAAGCGGTGTGATCTCCTCCATCGCCAGTCACCACCAGCCCCACGAAGTCGATGCCAAAGAGGCTCCTTTCGGCGAAACGGAGCCAGGCATCAGCAGTGCGGAAATTCTGCTGCCGCTGGCTCTGACGCTGGTGCAGGACGGTCTGCTGGACCTGCCGACGCTGCTGGCGCGCCTGAGCAGCGGCCCGGCTGCCGCACTACGCCTGCCGGTGGGCGACCTGAGCGTAGGCGCGTCAGCAGATATCGTCCTGTTCGACCCGAACAGCTCGACCCTGGCTGGCGAAACCTGGTACTCGAAGGGTCGCAACTGCCCCTTTATCGGCCACTGCCTGCCAGGCGCGGTGCGCTATACCATCGTCGATGGTCGGGTCAGTTATCGCGCCGAAGGGTAAACATCGGTGGGGCTGGCATTGCGACCCAGCCCCACCAACAAGGCAATCGAGACAGCCGAGCCCCCAGCGGATGCAGGTGAAAACCTGCCAGCAAAAGCTTCCCCCGAGGCTGGGCTCCCACGTAGAGAACGCGCCTTAGCGGGTCTTCTCGGCGTTTCTGATCGACACCTGGGTATTTAGCGTCCAGAAATCGTAAAGCACTCCGATAAAGAACAACCCGCCGCTGCACAGGTAGATGATTCCGGTGATCCACTTGCCCTGGTACATCCGGTGCACACCGAACACGCCGAGGAAGGTCAGCAGTATCCAGGCGATGTTGTAGTCGATGGGCCCGGCGTTGAAGCGCAGATCGGCCTCGCGATCCATCGATGGGATCAGAAACAGGTCGATGATCCAGCCGATAAAGAACAGGCCTAGGGTAAAAAACCAGATCGTTCCGGTCACCGGCTTGCCATAGTAGAAGCGGTGCGAACCAAGAAAGCCGAATATCCACAGCAGATAACCGATCACCTTGCTGTGCGTGTCTTGTTGCATGGAAACCTCACTATCTGAGTACCCGTCCGGGTGGTGCGCCGATCTTATCCGATCGCCAAGCCATGCGCGTTGCCGCCGAACGGACATCGCATGCGAGCGGCTCCATGATACTGTATGAACAAACAGTATTATGATGTCTCCGCCATGCAACTGATCGACAAACTCAGCGTCCTCGCCGACGCCGCCAAGTACGACGTCTCATGCGCCAGCAGCGGTGCGCCGAAACGCAGTTCCAAAGGTCGCAGTGGGCTTGGCGCCACCGATGGCATGGGCATCTGCCACAGTTTCACGCCAGATGGCCGCTGCGTAGCGCTGCTGAAGATCCTGCTGACCAACTTCTGCCTGTACGACTGCCAGTACTGCGTCAACCGCCGCTCCAGCGATGTGCCTCGCGCCCGCTTTACCCCTGAAGAGGTAGTGACGCTGACGCTGGATTTCTACCGTCGTAATTGCATCAGCGGGCTGTTTCTCAGCTCCGGCATCATTCGTTCGGCGGACTACACCATGGAGCAACTCAACCGCGTAGCCAAACTGCTACGCGAAGAGCATGAGTTCCGCGGCTACATTCATCTCAAGACCATTCCCGATGCCTCGCCGGAGCTGATCGCCGAGGCCGGGCGTTACGCCGACCGGCTCAGCGTCAATATCGAGCTGCCCACCGAAAGCAGCCTGATCCGCCTGGCGCCGGAGAAGCAGGTCGTCTCCATCAAGCAGGCGATGCATTCCATTCATCAAGGCGAGACCGAAGCCCGCGCGGAAAAGCGTGCGCCACGTTTTGCACCGGCCGGCCAGAGCACCCAGATGATCGTCGGCGCGGATGCCACGGACGACAGCACCATCCTCCACAGCGCCCAGTCGCTGTATCAGGATTACCGCCTGCGCCGCGTCTACTATTCAGCCTTCAGCCCCATTCCCAACAGCCCAGCCAGCGTCCCGTTCCAAGCGCCGCCCCTGTTACGAGAGCACCGTCTTTATCAGGCCGATTTTCTTATGCGAGGCTATGGTTTCAGCGCCGGTGAGCTGCTCAGCGGGCCGGGCAATCTGCCGCTGGACATCGACCCCAAACTCGCCTGGGCCCTGGCCAACCGCGAACATTTCCCGGTGGACCTGAACCGTGCCGAGCCTTCGCTTATTGCGCGCATTCCAGGCATCGGGATACTCAGCGCCAAACGACTGGTCGCGCTGCGCCGGCAAAAGCGCATCCGCTTCGAGGACCTCACGCGTCTGCGCTGCTCGCTGGAAAAGGCCAAGCCTTTCGTCATCACTCAGGACTACAGACCGAGCCTGGCTTATCGAGAGTCGGCGACCCTGCATCGACAACTGAGCGAAGGCCCACAGCAGATGGCGTTGTGGTGATGCGCCAGGTCCGTTTCGATGGCAGCTTCGAGGGTTGGCGCAAGGCGGCCCGCGCCCTGCTTGGCGAGGGTGTTGCGCCACATAGGCTGGAGTGGCTGGCCGGCAACGCCGTGGGCGGCCTGTTCGATCAGGACGAAGCGCCCGCACCGGGTTCGCCATTGCCAAATATTCGTATCCCCCGGCAGTTACTCGATGAGCTGCAGAGCGCCGCATGCTTTCGCAGCGCCGATCGCTGGAGCTTGCTCTATCGGGTTCTCTGGCGGGTCGTACAGGGCGACGGAGCGGCGAGACTGGCCGGCGATATCGACGGCAGCGAACTACATGCCCGCCTCAAGGCGGTGCGTCGCGAAGCCCACCATATGCATGCCTTTTTGCGCTTCAGTCCATCAGGAGTGGACAGTGCTCCAGACTACGCGGCCTGGTTTGAGCCGGCCCACGACATTCTGCTCAGCGCCGCACCGCATTTCGCCGAACGCATGGGTCGACATTCCTGGCTGATTGCGACTCCGGAGGACGCAGTGCTCTGGGATGGAAAGACCATGCACTACGCCAAGCCCTGCCCCCAGGCCTGGAAGCAACTGGCGCAAGGTGCGCAAGACCCCGGCGCCGAACTTTGGAAGGCCTATTACGAAAGCACCTTCAATCCCGCCCGACTCAACCGCGAGGTGATGCAGAGCAATCTGCCGGTACGTTTCTGGAAGAACCTGCCCGAGGGCCCTCTGATCCCCCAGCTGATGAGCCGCGCCCGCGCCGGAGCCCAGCGTGATGGCCAGGCCGAGCGGGTAGCCAGTCAGCCAGGCAAGCGCATAGCAGGCCAGGTCGGCGCGCGCCGAGACTCTGACTGACTATTTGTCAGCGGAAGGTCCGCCCCGGATCGTCGTCGCTGACTTCCAGGGACAGCCCTTGGGACACGCTGCTCAGATGCTCACTGTCGGTTTCCGAGCCCAGCTTGATCATCAGGCGCAGGTCGTTGGATGAGTCGGCATGCAGCAGGGCGTCCTCGTAAGTGATTTCACCCTGAACGTAGAGGTTGTACAGCGCCTGGTCGAACGTCTGCATACCCAGGTCGGTAGAACGCTTCATCAGACTCTTGAGCTCATGCACCTCGCCCTTGCGGATCAGGTCGGCGGCCAGCGGCGTGTTGATCAGCACTTCGATCACCGCCCGACGGCCCTTGCCATCAGGGGTAGGAATCAGCTGCTGGGCGACGATGGCTTTCAGGTTCAGCGACAGATCCATCCACACCTGATTCTGGCGGTCGGCCGGGAAGAAGTTGATGATCCGGTCCAGCGCCTGGTTGGCGTTGTTGGCGTGCAGCGTGGCCAGGCAGAGGTGCCCGGTCTCGGCGAAGGCCACGGCGTAGTCCATGGTTTCCCGGGCACGGATCTCGCCAATCAGGATCACATCCGGCGCCTGCCGCAGAGTGTTCTTCAGCGCCACCTCGAACGAGTCGGTGTCGATGCCGACTTCGCGCTGGGTAACGATGCAATTCTGATGCTGATGGATGAACTCGATGGGGTCTTCGATGGAGATGATGTGGCCGCTGGAGTTCCTGTTGCGGTAACCGACCATCGCCGCCAGCGAGGTGGACTTGCCGGTGCCGGTGGCGCCGACAAAAAGCACCAGACCACGCTTGGTCATGGCCAGATCTTTCAGGATGCCCGGGAGCTTGAGCTCATCGATGGTGGGGATATTGGTTTCGATGCGCCGCAGCACCATGCCGGCCAGGTTGCGCTGGTAGAACGCGCTGACGCGGAAGCGGCCGATACCACGCGCGCTAAGGGCGAAGTTGCACTCATGGTTCTCGGTGAACTCGCGCCGCTGCTGCTCGTTCATGATCCCGTGCACGGTTTCACGGGTCATTTCCGGCGACATGGGCGTCTTGCTCACCGGCAGGATCTTGCCGTTGACCTTGATCGACGGCGGCACGCCAGCGGTAATGAACAGGTCGGAGCCGCCTTTTTCCACCATCAGGCGCAACAGTTTTTCGAATTCCATCGTTGTACTCGCAGTCGTGGCAAAACCGAATCGGGCGGTGCCCGGTCAGGTATCGAAGCCTGTTCAAGACCTCACGGCCCAAAGGCGCGCAAGACAAAAAGAAGAGACGTTACAAGTCGAACATTCTGAGCCGTTTCAGCGCAGCAAGCCTGGTACGGGTTCTCAGAAGTTCTCTGGTTGCTTGGCTTTCTCCTTGGCGCTTTCACGGGAAATGACGCCCTTGGCAAGCAGATTCTTGAGACAGGAATCGAGGGTCTGCATCCCCAGCGAGCCGCCGGTCTGGATCGCCGAATACATCTGCGCCACCTTGTCCTCGCGAATCAGGTTACGAATCGCCGGTGTGCCGATCATGATCTCGTGCGCTGCCACTCGACCGCCGCCAATCTTCTTCATCAGAGTCTGAGAAATTACCGCCTGCAGCGATTCGGAAAGCATGGAGCGGACCATGGACTTTTCCTCGGCCGGGAAGACATCCACCACCCGGTCGATGGTCTTGGCGGCCGAGGTAGTGTGCAACGTGCCGAACACCAGGTGCCCGGTTTCCGCGGCGGTCAGTGCCAGGCGGATGGTTTCCAGGTCACGCATCTCACCGACCAGGATGATGTCCGGGTCTTCACGCAGAGCTGAACGCAAGGCTTCGGAGAAGCCCAGGGTATCGCGGTGCACTTCGCGCTGGTTGACCAGACACTTCTTCGATTCGTGAACGAATTCGATCGGGTCCTCGATGGTGAGGATGTGTTGGTACTTGGTGTTGTTCAGGTAGTCGAGCATGGCCGCAAGGGTCGTGGACTTACCCGAGCCGGTGGGGCCGGTAACCAGTACCAGGCCGCGCGGCACGTCGGTGATCCTGCGGAAGACCTCACCCATGCCGAGGTCTTCCATGGTCAGCACCTTGGACGGAATGGTCCGGAACACCGCACCGCAACCGCGGTTCTGGTTGAAGGCGTTAACCCGGAAGCGCGCCACACCCGGCACTTCAAAGGAGAAGTCGGTCTCGAGGAATTCTTCGAAATCCTTGCGCTGCTTGTCATTCATGATGTCGTAGATCAGCGCATGCACCTGCTTGTGGTCCATGGCCGGCAGATTGATGCGGCGTACATCGCCATCAACGCGAATCATCGGCGGCAGACCGGAAGAAAGGTGCAAATCCGATGCACCCTGCTTGGCGCTGAAGGCCAGCAGTTCTGTGATATCCATGGGACTCCCCAATTACAAGCAAGCAGGTAGAATGCCGCGCAGACCCCTAGGCCGCGGCGCAGGTAAATGTCCACGATAGCGAACAATATTGCAAAGGTCGCAGCGCGTATCCGTGAGGCGGCGCAAGCTGTGGGACGCGATCCAGACACGATCGGGCTCATGGCCGTGAGCAAGACGCAACCGGCAGCAGCAATTCGCGAAGCCCATGAAGCCGGTCTGCTGGATTTTGGCGAAAACTATCTGCAGGAAGCCCTGGAAAAACAGGCCGAGCTTGCCGATCTTCCGCTTGTCTGGCATTTCATCGGCCCCATACAGTCGAACAAGACCAAGCCCATCGCCGAGCATTTCGACTGGGTGCATTCGATTGACCGCCTGAAGATCGCCCAGCGCCTGTCGAACCAGCGGCCCGCAGAGTTACCGCCCCTGAATGTCTGCCTGCAGGTCAATGTCAGCCATGAGCCGAGCAAATCCGGCTGCGCTCCCGAGGACGCTGCCGAACTGGCCCGCGCCATTGCCGCACTGCCAAGATTGCGCCTGCGCGGCCTGATGGCCATACCCGAACCCACCGATGACCCCGTGGAGCAGCACGCCGCTTTCGCCCGCGTGCGTCAGCTGCAGGAGCAGATTGGTGCGCAGCTGGACTGCCTGTCCATGGGCATGAGCCAGGACCTTGAAGCCGCCATCGCCGAAGGCGCCACCTGGGTTCGTATCGGCACCGCCCTGTTCGGCGCCCGCACCTATCCCGCGCAGAGCGACACGCCGCCTGCAAATGACCAGAGGAACAATCGATGAACGCACCCCGCATCGCCTTCATTGGCGGCGGCAACATGGCCGCCAGCCTGATCGGTGGGCTGCGCGCCCAGGGCGTCGCTGCTGACGCCATCTGCGCCAGCGATCCAGGCGACGAACAACGCCACAGAATCAGCACCGAACATGGCATCCAGACCTTTGCCAACAACGCCGATGCGCTGGCCCAGGCTGAGGTGGTGGTGCTGGCAGTCAAGCCGCAGGTGATGCAGGCGGTTTGCCGCGACCTTGCCGGCCACCTGCAGGCGCAGCAACTGATCGTCTCGATTGCTGCCGGCATTAGCTGTGAGAGCCTGCAGAACTGGCTCGGCCCGCAGCCTCGCGCCATCGTGCGCTGCATGCCGAATACGCCGTCGCTGCTGCGCCAGGGCGTCAGTGGCCTTTACGCCAATGCCCAGGTCAGCGCCATGCAAAAGCAGCAGGCCGAGCAGCTGCTGTCAGCGGTCGGCCTGGCCTTGTGGCTGACCGACGAAGCCCTGATCGACGCCGTCACGGCAGTTTCCGGCAGTGGCCCCGCGTATTTTTTCCTGCTGATCGAAGCCATGACGGCCGCCGGCGAAAAGCTTGGCCTGCCGCGTGAAACAGCTGCACAGCTGACCTTGCAGACTGCCCTCGGCGCCGCGCGCATGGCTTGCGAAAGCGATGTCGAGGCTGCCGAACTGCGCCGCCGCGTCACCTCACCGAACGGAACCACCGAAGCGGCAATCAAAGCCTTCCAGGCAGGCGGCTTCGAGGCACTGGTACAACAGGCACTGGATGCGGCCGCACAACGCTCAGCCGAACTCGCCGTACAACTGGGCAACTAAGGAGCCTTCATGTCACAACTCTCGCAAGCCCTGATACTGATCATCCAGACCCTCGGTAGTCTGTACCTGCTGATCGTGCTGCTGCGTTTCATCCTGCAGCTGGTGCGCGCCGACTTCTACAACCCGCTGAGCCAGTTCATCGTCAAGGCGACCCACCCGCTGTTGCGGCCGCTGCGCCGGGTGATCCCCAGCATCGGCAACCTGGATCTGTCCTCACTGGTGCTGGCACTTATCGTTCAGGTACTGCTGATGGCAGCAATCCTGATGCTGACCTACGGCGGCATCGGCAACCTGCTGCAACTACTGGTCTGGGCCATCATCGGCATCACTGGCCTGTTCCTGAACATTTTTTTCTATGCCCTGATCATCAGCGTGATCCTGTCCTGGGTCGCTCCGGGCAGTCACAATCCAGGGGCACAGCTGATCAACCAGATTACCGAGCCGGCATTGGCGCCCTTTCGCCGCCTGCTACCCAATCTGGGCGGGCTGGATCTCTCGCCGATCTTCGCTTTTCTGGCGATAAAGCTGCTGGAGATGCTGGTGATCGGCAACCTGGTCGTCATGTCGGGCATGCCGCGGGTCCTGCACGGGCTGATCTGATCAATCCGGCTCTTGCCGGCTTTGGGTGACAGGTCACAGGCGCTTGATTGACCCAAAGGGGACGAGGGGCATAATCGCCCCATCGCCTTCAGGAAGCGCAGATCATGGAACGACTCGACCGGCAGGTAGATGCCTACGTCAACTGGAAACGCGATCTGATTCGCGAGATCACCCGCTATCGCAGCTGGCTGATCCACAATCGCCTCAACTCCAGCGCCGTGGATGCGAGTCTGGAGCGCGCCATCAAGCAGTTGCGCACCGATCACATCACCCTGGCCTTCGTCGGCGAGTTTTCCCGCGGCAAGACGGAGCTGATCAACAGCCTGTTTTTCTCGCATTACGGGCAGCGCATCCTGCCTTCGCGTGCCGGGCGCACAACCATGTGCCCGACCGAACTGTTTTACGATCCGCGCACGGAACGCTCCTTCATTCGCCTGCTGCCCATCGAGTCACGCCTGGAAGACGTCAGCATCGCCCAGCTCAAGCGCACACCGCGCCATTGGCTGAACCTGCCGCTGAACCTGGACGATCCCAATAGCATGATCGAAGCCTTCAGCCAGGTAGCGGCCGTCAAATCGATGCCGGGCGAGCAGGCCATTCAACTCGGCTTTGATCCGGACGCTCTGGAAAGCTCCGATATCCCGGGCGAAGTGCTGGTGCCGGCGTGGCGCCACGCCATGGTCAACTTCGATCATCCGCTGCTACGGCAGGGTTTGCGCATTCTCGACACACCCGGCCTCAACGCCCTAGGCAGCGAGCCCGAGCTGACGCTGTCGATGCTGCCCAGCGCCCAGGCGGTGGTGTTTCTGTTGTCTGCAGATACCGGCGTTACCGCCAGCGACATGGACATCTGGCAGCAGCACATACGCCAGCTCGACGACGGCCAGCAGCGCCTGTTCGCCGTCCTCAACAAGATCGACGTGCTGTGGGACGACGTCAGCGGCGAAGCCTTCGTAGAAGACGCCATCGAGCAGATTCGCACCAGCACGGCACAGCAGTTGGGGATCGCCCCCGAGGATGTCCTGCCGTTATCCGCAAAACAGGCCCTGCGTGCCAGGATCCACGACGACAGCGCACTGCTGCGGCGCAGCCGACTGGAGTCACTGGAGCAACTGCTTTGCGAACGGGTGCTGGCCAGAAAGGAGCAGCTGCTGGAGCAGCAAGTGGTGCGCCAGGTCCTGGCGCTGCTGCAAAACAGCCAGCATATTCTCGACCTGCGCCTGAGCAAGGTGCGCGAACAAAGCGAGCTGCTCGACAGTCATCGTCAGGACAGCGGCCAGATGCTGCTGGAGCTGACCGCCCGCACCCGCCACGACCACAACCAGCACCATAAGCGCCTGCTGCAGCTGAAAACCAATCAACGCCTGCTACAGCGCCAGGGCGAGCTACTGCGTGACACCGTGCGCCCCGAGCGCCTGGAAGAGCACCTGACCCGTCTGCACCGCAGCCTGCGCGGGAGCCTGACCACCCTGGGCATCAACCTCAGCATCCTGCACTTCTTCCGCTCGGTGGAGCAGGACCTGGGAATGCTGGAACAGGAAGCGAACCTGGCCAACAAGATGGTGACAGCGCTCTACAGTCGCCACAATGAAGAAAATCCCTTACATGGCGTCGACGCGCCACTTTTCCAGTTGGCTCCCTACCAGCAGGAGCTCAAGGGTCTGCGGGACAAGGCCGATCAGTTTCGCCTGCAGCTCAAGACATTACTGACCGAGCAGCGCACCCTCACCCGTCGCTTCTTCGCCACCCTGGTGCAGGAAGTGATCGCCCTGCACCAGCGCCTGCGCCAGGAAGCAGAACACTGGGCCGTCGAAGCCCTGATGCCGCTCATGCAGCATTCGCTGGAGCACAAACAGCAGCTCGAAACCCATATGCTGCGCCTCAAAAGCCTGGCGCAGAGCAACCAGCAAAACAGCCAGCGCAGCCGTCAGCTGGCTCGCTATGAGCTCGAGTTGCGCCAGCAGCTGACCCAGGCCGGGGAAATGCTCAGGCTGCTGCGCCGCCCGGCGCCTACTCGACGTCAGGGCAAGGTAGTCAGTATCGTCACCGGCTGAGCTGGCGTTGCGACTGAAAGATCAATCGCGTCGCCCAACTGACGATGCGAATTCCATTGTCCTGCAAGGACACCTGATGCTGCTTTCACTAAGGCACTGCAACGTAGGTAGTTTTTCAACGGTCTGCTAGACTTTGCCGCCTTCTTCAACCACGAGCCAGGGTCGATGCCCACTGCTATTCCAGCCGATTCCGTTGGTCTGGTGAGTCCGAAGGTCGTGCATTTCGCCGAACCGCTTGCACTCGCCTGTGGCCGCACACTGCATGACTACCAACTGATCTACGAAACCTACGGTACGCTCAACGCCAGCCGTAGCAACGCCGTGCTGATCTGCCACGCCCTGTCCGGCCATCACCATGCCGCCGGCTACCACAGCATGGACGACCGCAAGCCGGGCTGGTGGGACGCCTGTATCGGCCCGGGCAAGGCAATCGACACCAATCGCTTCTTCGTCGTCAGCCTGAACAACCTCGGCGGCTGCAACGGTTCTACCGGCCCCAGCAGCCTCAACCCTAAAACCGGCAAGCCCTACGGTGCGGACTTTCCGGTGGTGACCGTGGAGGATTGGGTTCATAGCCAGGCACGCCTGGCCGACATGCTGGAAATTCAGCAGTGGGCGGCGGTGGTGGGCGGCAGCCTGGGTGGCATGCAGGCGCTGCAGTGGTCCATCAGCTATCCCGAGCGGATTCGCCATTGCGTGGCCATCGCCTCGGCACCCAAGCTATCCGCACAGAACATCGCTTTCAACGAAGTCGCGCGACAGGCCATTCTCTCGGACCCCGAGTTTCACGGCGGGCACTTCCAGGAGCAGGGCGTCATTCCGCGGCGCGGGCTGATGCTGGCGCGCATGGTCGGGCATATCACCTACCTCTCGGACGACGCCATGGGCACCAAATTCGGGCGCGGTCTGAAGAGCGAGAAGCTCAATTACGATTTCAACAGCGTGGAATTTCAGGTCGAAAGCTATCTGCGCTATCAGGGCGAGGAGTTTTCCAGCCGCTTCGACGCCAACACCTACCTGTTGATGACCAAGGCACTGGACTATTTCGATCCGGCAGCGGCCCACGGCGACGATCTGGCCAAGACTTTCGCATCGGCCAAGGCAGATTTTTGCGTGATGTCGTTTACCACCGACTGGCGTTTCTCCCCGGAACGCTCCCAGGAAATCGTCAATGCGCTGATGGCTGCCCGCAAAAACGTCTGCTATCTGGAGATCGATGCGCCCCAAGGCCACGACGCCTTCCTGATTCCCATCCCGCGCTACCTGCAGGCCTTCAGCAGCTACATGAATCGCATCGTTCTATAAGGAGCCACCATGCG is from Pseudomonas saudiphocaensis and encodes:
- a CDS encoding YggS family pyridoxal phosphate-dependent enzyme; translation: MSTIANNIAKVAARIREAAQAVGRDPDTIGLMAVSKTQPAAAIREAHEAGLLDFGENYLQEALEKQAELADLPLVWHFIGPIQSNKTKPIAEHFDWVHSIDRLKIAQRLSNQRPAELPPLNVCLQVNVSHEPSKSGCAPEDAAELARAIAALPRLRLRGLMAIPEPTDDPVEQHAAFARVRQLQEQIGAQLDCLSMGMSQDLEAAIAEGATWVRIGTALFGARTYPAQSDTPPANDQRNNR
- a CDS encoding aspartate carbamoyltransferase catalytic subunit, which encodes MTPTDAKRPLQLNDNGQLRHFLSLDGLPRELLTEILDTADSFLEVGARAVKKVPLLRGKTVCNVFFENSTRTRTTFELAAKRLSADVITLNVSTSSTSKGETLTDTLRNLEAMAADMFVVRHADSGAAHFIAEHVCPDVAVINGGDGRHAHPTQGMLDMLTIRRHKGDFEKLSVAIVGDILHSRVARSNMLALKTLGCPDIRVIGPKTLLPVGLEQYGVSVYNDMSEGLRDVDVVIMLRLQRERMQGGRLPSEGEFYRLYGLTTQRMALAKPDAIVMHPGPINRGVEIESAVADSDQSVILNQVTYGIAIRMAVLAMTMSGQNAQRQLENEFAAEEQN
- a CDS encoding putative DNA modification/repair radical SAM protein; this translates as MQLIDKLSVLADAAKYDVSCASSGAPKRSSKGRSGLGATDGMGICHSFTPDGRCVALLKILLTNFCLYDCQYCVNRRSSDVPRARFTPEEVVTLTLDFYRRNCISGLFLSSGIIRSADYTMEQLNRVAKLLREEHEFRGYIHLKTIPDASPELIAEAGRYADRLSVNIELPTESSLIRLAPEKQVVSIKQAMHSIHQGETEARAEKRAPRFAPAGQSTQMIVGADATDDSTILHSAQSLYQDYRLRRVYYSAFSPIPNSPASVPFQAPPLLREHRLYQADFLMRGYGFSAGELLSGPGNLPLDIDPKLAWALANREHFPVDLNRAEPSLIARIPGIGILSAKRLVALRRQKRIRFEDLTRLRCSLEKAKPFVITQDYRPSLAYRESATLHRQLSEGPQQMALW
- a CDS encoding NINE protein, with translation MQQDTHSKVIGYLLWIFGFLGSHRFYYGKPVTGTIWFFTLGLFFIGWIIDLFLIPSMDREADLRFNAGPIDYNIAWILLTFLGVFGVHRMYQGKWITGIIYLCSGGLFFIGVLYDFWTLNTQVSIRNAEKTR
- a CDS encoding TIGR03915 family putative DNA repair protein translates to MRQVRFDGSFEGWRKAARALLGEGVAPHRLEWLAGNAVGGLFDQDEAPAPGSPLPNIRIPRQLLDELQSAACFRSADRWSLLYRVLWRVVQGDGAARLAGDIDGSELHARLKAVRREAHHMHAFLRFSPSGVDSAPDYAAWFEPAHDILLSAAPHFAERMGRHSWLIATPEDAVLWDGKTMHYAKPCPQAWKQLAQGAQDPGAELWKAYYESTFNPARLNREVMQSNLPVRFWKNLPEGPLIPQLMSRARAGAQRDGQAERVASQPGKRIAGQVGARRDSD
- a CDS encoding PilT/PilU family type 4a pilus ATPase — encoded protein: MEFEKLLRLMVEKGGSDLFITAGVPPSIKVNGKILPVSKTPMSPEMTRETVHGIMNEQQRREFTENHECNFALSARGIGRFRVSAFYQRNLAGMVLRRIETNIPTIDELKLPGILKDLAMTKRGLVLFVGATGTGKSTSLAAMVGYRNRNSSGHIISIEDPIEFIHQHQNCIVTQREVGIDTDSFEVALKNTLRQAPDVILIGEIRARETMDYAVAFAETGHLCLATLHANNANQALDRIINFFPADRQNQVWMDLSLNLKAIVAQQLIPTPDGKGRRAVIEVLINTPLAADLIRKGEVHELKSLMKRSTDLGMQTFDQALYNLYVQGEITYEDALLHADSSNDLRLMIKLGSETDSEHLSSVSQGLSLEVSDDDPGRTFR
- the pilT gene encoding type IV pilus twitching motility protein PilT, yielding MDITELLAFSAKQGASDLHLSSGLPPMIRVDGDVRRINLPAMDHKQVHALIYDIMNDKQRKDFEEFLETDFSFEVPGVARFRVNAFNQNRGCGAVFRTIPSKVLTMEDLGMGEVFRRITDVPRGLVLVTGPTGSGKSTTLAAMLDYLNNTKYQHILTIEDPIEFVHESKKCLVNQREVHRDTLGFSEALRSALREDPDIILVGEMRDLETIRLALTAAETGHLVFGTLHTTSAAKTIDRVVDVFPAEEKSMVRSMLSESLQAVISQTLMKKIGGGRVAAHEIMIGTPAIRNLIREDKVAQMYSAIQTGGSLGMQTLDSCLKNLLAKGVISRESAKEKAKQPENF
- a CDS encoding dihydroorotase, yielding MPIEILGARLIDPASGRDEVTNIYCRDGRIVATGQPPADFGAAQSINAEGLVAAPGLVDLSVALREPGYSRKGTIASETLAATAGGITSLCCPPLTRPVLDTAAIAEMILDRARESGHAKVFPIGALTRELAGEQLSELVALRDAGCVAFGNGLANIPSNRNLSRALEYAATFDLTVVIHCQDADLAEGGLAHEGPSATFLGLAGIPETAETIALARNLLLVEQAGVRAHFTQLTTARAAQMIAEAQARGLPVTADVAMYQLILTDEALHGFSSLYHVQPPLRSAADREGLRQAVKSGVISSIASHHQPHEVDAKEAPFGETEPGISSAEILLPLALTLVQDGLLDLPTLLARLSSGPAAALRLPVGDLSVGASADIVLFDPNSSTLAGETWYSKGRNCPFIGHCLPGAVRYTIVDGRVSYRAEG